ATAGGAGAAATGCCTCTTAATAAAATGGATATAGACCCACGATGCAAAAAGATGAGTAACTTGAAGGTAAAACAGGAAAATTCTTGATTTTCATGACTTTCTTCTCTCCTGGTAAAAGCCTCTTCCCTTCTTTGTTAATCGTCTCTGCATTTGGCCTAAAGCAATGACATAAAGTGATGACTGCGCATTGTTGCTACACACCAGAGCCGCTCTGGGACCACCCCTACAAGCCTTCTGCAGCTTACATAGTCCCTAAATTGCTGTTCCCTCCTCGATGGAGGTCATTGGCAGCCGTACTTCACCTCATCGCCTGAGCACAAAGGTTGAGGATGCTATGGCCCCACACAGGCACTCAGTTATAGGAGGTGAATAAATCCAGATATGCCCTGCCTCCGGGAAAGTTTGTGGAATTTCCCCATTTTAGGAGTTTTTAAACCAGTGCACAaggatccttggtggtgcaatggttaagccctcagttgctaactgaaagaaggatgtggtgatctgctcctataaaaattacagcctgggaaaccctctggggcagttcaactctgtcatatgtggtcgctgggagtcagaactaactcgatggcacctgacaatgaCGGCAGAGCCCAAGGCCCACTCTCAAACTCAGATCTCTGTAGGAGTCAAGAGCAGAATCTGCAAGGCCATTTGGCCTGGATTTGCCATCTGTGGCACCATTCCCtggctgtgtggtcttgggcaagcTGAGTAATGCTGCTGGCCTCGGTCTCCTCTTCTGCAAAGTGGGACAACAGTTGTACCCTACACATAGGAGTGTGGTGAAGAGCTAATACATGTGAAGTATTTACGAGAGTGACCACGCACAGTACCTGCCCTGTTCACCGTGATTCCTATTTCTCCGTGATTCTTAAGGAAGCCAGAATGTTCTCCTAGTCTTCCACTCGTCTCATCTTCCATTCATGGAGAAGAAGTCATGGCATCTGCTCCCGGCTTTCTGCTCTTGGCTCAGACTCCAACTTCCCTGTTAGTGGAAGAGAATGGCGTTCCTGCTCCTAGGCTGGAGGAAGAGATTAATCTTCCATCTAACTCTTGGAATGCCCTGCCAACCCTCTGGGAGCCTGTTTTATCCTCTTGTTCAAACTGGGCCATTTGGGGGACAGGCTGGAGGCATTTCTACTGCCAATGATCACCAATTCATTAACCTAAGTCCTTAGCTTCTAtagaagcactggtggcacagaggttaaatgcttggctgctaactaaaaggtcggtggttcaaatccaccagctgctccacaggagaaagatgcagcagtcagcttccttaaggatttacaaccttggaaaccctacagggcagttctactctgcgccaTAGgggaactatgagtcagaagcaacttgatggcaatgggtttggtttgggttttggtttagcttCTATACATGACGCTTAAAAACAGAGAAGAGCAGCCTCATAAAGGTCGAGAGGAAAGTCACACACAGACTAGTGTGCCCTTTATCCCAAGACAGACCATCACAGCTCAGCCCAGGGCAAGCAGGCTTGATTCTCAGTGGGAAGACAGGCCAGGCCATCTCAGCGCAGGGCAGGTGGGCTTGGTTCTCAGTGTGAAGACAGGCCAGGCCATCTTAGCCCAGGGCAGGGCAGGTGGGCTTGGTTCTCAGTGTGAAGACAGGCCAGGCCATCTTAGCCCAGGGCAGGGCAGGTGGGCTTGGTTCTCAGTGTGAAGACAGGCCAGGCCATCTTAGCCCAGGGCAGGGCAGGTGGGCTTGGTTCTTAGTATGAAGAATTGGAGAGTTTTGAATGGGGCATTAACAAGCTCCTTCTGCTATGGGAAAAGGTACCAGGGGGGCTGGAGGGGCTGGGGTGCAGAATCACAGCGGGGAGCCAGGGGGAAGACTCTGGGGATTCCACAGGAAGAGATATGGCTGCTCGCACCACGGCTGTAGGGGTGAGGGATGGGCGGGGGCTCCAAAGGTAGAGCCCTCAGGACTGATGGGGTGAGCTGAAGGGAAGAACAAAGGGTCCATCTGGGGGTATGGTGGTCCAAATCACTGAGACCTCAATTTCCCTAGTGGAGCACCCCACAGTATGGCAGGAAGGGCTCCGTTTTACATGTTACATTCCAGAGGAGAAGTCCAGAGCCAGCTGGACACCCAAATCCTGCCTTTGGAAGAGAAACTGGTCTGGAAAGGTGTGTCTGGGAGCGAGGACTTCATTTCTGGCGTTTAACTTCTTCTCGGTGCTGGGTGAGATCACCCAGGGGTGGACATGGGCCTAGGAGAGAAGGGGCAGGGGTGGGCTGAGCACCCCATCACTGAGGAGAGTGGGGTGGGGGTTGTCATTTGTCTTTGTGAATTAGGTACATGGCATCTGAAACCTATTTGGATTTCCGAGGAGGTCTGAGACACGTGTTGTGATTTTTCCAGGCCCTATTCAATAAAATATTCGGGCAACTGGCTCAAGTCCATTGAGGCCTAAAAATAGCAAGTTCACAGGCCTGTGGATTCTTTTCTCGTGACAGCGAGGCCTCAAGGGCCTGGCTTGGAGGCCCAGAGGCTGGACGCAGAGACATGCTTGCAGAGGCCTTCCCAGTGAATTCCATGCAGCCAGGACAGACGCATCAGGGCGGAGCCTGGTACCCTCGCTCTCCATCCCGGACTGGCTGTTGATGAAAAGGGCTCCCCACGCTctcaccttccttcagagctctgGGACAGGCCTTCACCAAGGCAACAACTATGGAAGCAGGGTGGTAGGTGGCAGAAGCGAAGGGTGGCCACAGTCCATGGTCACAGATGGCACATTGAAGACCATGTGGGATCAGGTGAATCTGCACCTGAGGTTTTGAGTGTGTAAACgatgccaccaaaccaaaactaaacctgttgctgtttagtcaattctgactcatagcatccctataagacagagtagaactgccccatagggtttccaaggaggggctggtggatttgaactggtgaccttttggttagcagctgaagcacacCCCAGACAGGCCACTGGTGAAGACGAATGCCATCTCAGTCCTCGAAATTGCCCCTCACGGATTTTACAAGGCATGATCAGCTCTCTTGGGATAAAAATATGGTGTACTAGGAGATTTTTGTCAGTTGAATGGTGGCCTCCAAAAATACATGTCtgcatcctaatccccagaacctgtgaatgtgatctcatttagaaaaagggtctttgcagatgtaatgaaGTCAGGGAACTCGAGATGAGACGATCCTGCATTAACAGGGTAAGGCCTAAAAAAAGCCAGAAGAGGGGAAGACATGGAGGAGAGACGATCTGAAGACAGGgcagagtgatgcagccacaagccaaggaatgccaggagcCACCAAAAGCTGGACGAGATAAGGAAGGATCCTTCTAGAGCCTCTGGAtggagttgttgttgctgttaggtgctgtcgtatcggttctgactcacagtgaccctatgtataaaagaatgaaacactgcctggtccagtgccatgctcacaatcattgttatgcttgagtttattgttgcagccactgtgtcaacccgtctcattgagggtcttcctctttttcgctgaccctctaccaagcatgatgtccttctctagggcctgatccttcctgacaacgtgtccgaagtatgtaagatgcagtctccctatccttgcatctaaggagcactctggttttatctcttccaagacagatgtgttcatccttttggcagtgcatggtatattcaatattcttttccaaggccataattcaaaaaaggcatcaatcttcttcattcttcgttattcattgttcagcttttgaatgcatatgatgcgattgaaaatatcatgcttaggttaggtgcaccttagtgttcaaggtgacatgctttgtttttcaacactttaaagaggtcttttgcagcagattagcccaatgcaatgtgtcttttgatttcttgactgctgcttccatgggtgttgattgtggatccaaatgaaatgaaatccttaacaacatcaatcttttctccgtttatcatgatgttccttattggtccagttgtgagaatttttgttttctttctgttgaggtataatccttagtgaaggctgtgatctttgatcttcatcagaaagtgcttcaaggccactttcagcaagcaaggttgtgtcatctgcatagtgcaggctgttaatgaatcttcctccaggccTGATgcacttttcttcttcatatagtttagcttcttggattatttgctcagcatacagattgaataggtatggtgaaagaatacaaccctgatgcacacctttcctgacttcaaaccgatcagtatccccttgttctgtccgaacaactgcctcttggtctgtgtacaggttcctcatgagcacagttaagtgttctgaaattcacaGCATTACCCATAATTAGTTAagatccacacatttgaatgcctttgcacagtcaataaaacaggtaaacatccttctggtattctctgccttcagccaggatccatctaacatcagcaatgatatccctggttccacactctcttctgaaactggcctgaagtttctggcagttccttgtccatatactgctgcagccgtttttaaatgatcttcagcaaagttttacttgcatgtagtattaatgatattgttctataacttccacatttggttggatcacctttcttgggaataggcataaatacggatctcttccagtcagttggccaggtagctgtcttccaaatttcttagcgtagtcagtgaacacttccagcactgcatcgtttgttgaaacatctcaattgctattccaacaattccttgatccttgtttttcaccaatgccttcagtgcaacttggacttcttccttcgggaCCATCggttactgatcatatgctacctcttgaaacagtTTAACATCGaccagttttttttggtataatgactctctattccttccatcttcttttgatgcttcctgcatcatttaatgttttccccatagaatccttcagtattgcaacttgaggcttgaattttttcttcagttctttcagcttgagaaatgccaagcatgttcttccctttggttttctatctccaggtctttgcacatgtcattataatactttactttgtcctctccagctgcccttcgagatcttctgttcagttcttttacttcatcatttcttccttttgctttagctgctaaacattcaagagcaagtttcagagtctcttctgacatccgttttggtcttttctttctttcttgtcctttttatgacctcttgctttcttcatgtttgatatccgtgatgtcattccacaactcatccggtcttcggtcattagtgttcaacgagtcaaatctattcttgtgatggtatctaaattcaggtgggatatactcaaggttgtactttggctctcgtgaacttgttctaattttcttcagtttcaagttggacttgcatatgagcaattgatggcctgttctgcagttgcccctggccttgttctgactgatgatattgagcttttccattgtctccttccagagatgtagtcagtttgattcctgtgtattccatttggcaaggtccatgtatataatcTCTgtatatgttggtgaaaaaaggtatttgcaatgaagaagtcattggtcttgcaaaatttaatcATTCGATCTACAGCattgtatcaccaaggctgtattttccaacatttgcatttcaatcaccaataattttcaatgcatcctgattgcatgtttgatcaattccaggctgcagaagctggtaaaaaccttcagtttcttcgtCTTTGACCTtattggttggtgcgtaaatttgaatagtcatattagctggtcttccttgtaggcatatggatattaccctatcactgatacTGTACTTCAGGATGTACAGGATGGAGTACAGCCATGGATTTCAgactctggcctccagaactgtgaggggaTAAATGTCTACTGTTTGAAGTCACCCAgtttgaggtaatttgttacagcagtcacaggaggaaaccaaaccaaacccagtgccctcgagtcgattccgactcatagcgtttGGGTCACAGGAGGAAACAGATAAgaattttcttccctctctccctttccctcaatcccttctttcttccttccacaaATATGTGTCAAGGGTCTGGCCAGGCCAAACACTGCTCCGAGCTCTGAGGTCACAGGAATGAGCAGAGCCAACGGATGTCACTGTCCCCTTAGCGCAGGCACTGCTGAGGGGGGATGGAGTGAGGCTGACGTGAAGACACTgaagataacaggcaccaagggcCCATCTGCAGTGAGGAGGCTGACTGAGATCATTGCCAACCCAAGGGGACCCTCCTTCCATCAAAACCCTAGTCAGTGCCTTCTCATGCCATGCCAGGACCACCAGGCCAACCAGAGACCAGTGAAGAGCAGAGCAAGGGGGCGGCCAGCTCAACAGGTGGCGCCACTCTCAGGAAGCAGCTGCTGTGCAAGTGCTTTGCAGAGCACCCAAGAGGGCAGACACAGAGAACCCCACCGTCACTCCCTTTTTCACGGCAGCTAGGGCTGCAGAAGGCCATTGGCAAAGACTCCAGCCCTAAAGTGTGAGCTTCAAACAATGGCAGTCAGCAGACTGAGGGCTTCCTGCAACTCCTCTAGTGGTGCAGACATCTGGAGACGTGGGCCCTGGAGGATCCTCTCTGGGGAGGCAGCCAGCCAGAACAGGGACAGTGGAGGGAGTCCCAGAGGGCCAGGGAGACACTGTCTAGTCCACCCCAGTGACGGtccagtcaactttgactcatggcacccttgtgtgtcagagtagaacttcactccatagcatttttaatggctgatttttcagaagtagatcgccaggactttcttttgaagcacctctgagtggttagcaggccaggactttgaccattttcaccacccagggactccccctgGCTAAAGATTCCACCAGTTTTCTGAAGAAGAAAGTCGACAAGCAGACAGCCATAACACATTAGGtattttttaagatttatcttGCTTAAGTGAGTTGTTGAATAAATTGTGTATTGTTTTTCACTCCATAGAATGTGTTAGGTCATTCCCAATTACACCCATTATCATACTATAGACCAccaagttaaaaattaaaaaaaaaaaaaacccaccaccacCAGCGGGGGGCCGACGCCAACTCACAGCCCGCCCGGTGGGACCAGCACCGACCGACGCCGCCTGGGGccccgccgggtgggaccgaCGCCGCCCGGGAGCCCGCCGGGTGGGACCGACGCCGCCTCACAGCCCGCCGGGTGGGAAGGACGCCGCCTCACAGCCCGCCGGGTGGGACCGACGCCGCCCGGGAGCCCGCCGGGTGGGACCGACGCCGCCTCACAGCCCGCCGGGTGGGACCGACGCCGCCTGGGGCCCCGCCCGGTGGGACCGACGCCGCCTCACAGCCCGCCGGGTGGGACCGACGCCGCCCGGGAGCCCGCCGGGTGGGACCGACGCCGCCTCACAGCCCGCCGGGTGGGACCGACGCCGCCTGGGGccccgccgggtgggaccgaCGCCGCCTCACAGCCCGCCGGGTGGGACCGACGCCGCCCGGGAGCCCGCCGGGTGGGACCGACGCCGCCCGGGAGCCCGCCGGTGGGACCGACGCTGCCTCACAGCCCGCCGGGTGGGACCGACGCCGCCTCACAGCCCGCCGGGTGGGACCGACGCCGCCCGGGAGCCCGCCGGGTGGGACCGACGCCGCCTGGGAGCCCGCCGGGTGGGACCGACGCCGCCTGGGGccccgccgggtgggaccgaCGCCGCCTCACAGCCCGCCGGGTGGGACCGACGCCGCCCGGGAGCCCGCCGGGTGGGACCGACGCCGCCTCACAGCCCGCCGGGTGGGACCGACGCCGCCTCACAGCCCGCCGGGTGGGACCGACGCCGCCTCACAGCCCGCCGGGTGGGACCGACGCCGCCTCACAGCCCGCCGGGTGGGACCGACGCCGCCCGGGAGCCCGCCGGGTGGGACCGACGCCGCCTCACAGCCCGCCGGGTGGGACCGACGCCGCCCGGGAGCCCGCCGGGTGGGACCGACGCCGCCCGGGAGCCCGCCGGGTGGGACCGACGCCGCCTCACAGCCCGCCGGGTGGGACCGACGCCGCCCGGGAGCCCGCCGGGTGGGACCGACGCCGCCTCACAGCCCGCCGGGTGGGACCGACGCCGCCTCACAGCCCGCCGGGTGGGACCGACGCCGCCTCACAGCCCGCCGGGTGGGACCGACGCCGCCTCACAGCCCGCCGGGTGGGACCGACGCCGCCTCACAGCCCGCCGGGTGGGACCGACGCCGCCTGGGAGCCCGCCGATGGGACCGACGCCGCCTCACAGCCCGCCGGGTGGGACCGACGCCGCCTCACAGCCCGCCGGGTGGGACCGACGCCGCCCGGGAGCCCGCCGGGTGGGACCGACGCCGCCTCACAGCCCGCCGGGTGGGACCGACGCCGCCCGGGAGCCCGCCGGGTGGGACCGACGCCGCCTCACAGCCCGCCGGGTGGGACCGACGCCGCCTCACAGCCCGCCGGGTGGGACCGACGCCGCCTCACAGCCCGCCGGGTGGGACCGACGCCGCCCGGGAGCCCGCCGGGTGGGACCGACGCCGCCCGGGAGCCCGCCGGGTGGGACCGACGCCGCCCGGGAGCCCGCCGGGTGGGACCGACGCCGCCTCACAGCCCGCCGGGTGGGACCGACGCCGCCCGGGAGCCCGCCGGGTGGGACCGACGCCGCCCGGGAGCCCGCCGGGTGGGACCGACGCCGCCTCACAGCCCGCCGGGTGGGACCGACGCCGCCTCACAGCCCGCCGGGTGGGACCGACGCCGCCCGGGAGCCCGCCGGGTGGGACCGACGCCGCCTCACAGCCCGCCGGGTGGGACCGACGCCGCCCGGGAGCCCGCCGGGTGGGACCGACGCCGCCCGGGAGCCCATCGGGTGGGACCGACGCCGCCTCACAGCCCGCCGGGTGGGACCGACGCCGCCTGGGAGCCCGCCGGGTGGGACCGACGCCGCCTGGGAGCCCGCCGGGTGGGACCGACGCCGCCTGGGGccccgccgggtgggaccgaCGCCGCCTCACAGCCCGCCGGGTGGGACCGACGCCGCCCGGGAGCCCGCCGGGTGGGACCGACGCCGCCTCACAGCCCGCCGGGTGGGACCGACGCCGCCTCACAGCCCGCCGGGTGGGACCGACGCCGCCCGGGAGCCCGCCGGGTGGGACCGACGCCGCCTCACAGCCCGCCGGGTGGGACCGACGCCGCCTCACAGCCCGCCGGGTGGGACCGACGCCGCCTCACAGCCCGCCGGGTGGGACCGACGCCGCCCGGGAGCCCTCCGGGTGGGACCGACGCCGCCTCACAGCCCGCCGGGTGGGACCGACGCCGCCTGGGAGCCCGCCGGTGGGACCGACGCTGCCTCACAGCCCGCCGGGTGGGACCGACGCCGCCTGGGAGCCCGCCGGGTGGGACCGACGCCGCCTCACAGCCCGCCGGGTGGGACCGACGCCGCCTCACAGCCCGCCGGGTGGGACCGACGCCGCCTCACAGCCCGCCGGGTGGGACCGACGCCGCCTCACAGCCCGCCGGGTGGGACCGACGCCGCCTGGGAGCCCGCCGGGTGGGACCGACGCCGCCTGGGGccccgccgggtgggaccgaCGCCGCCTCACAGCCCGCCGGGTGGGACCGACGCCGCCCGGGAGCCCGCCGGGTGGGACCGACGCCGCCTCACAGCCCGCCGGGTGGGACCGACGCCGCCCGGGAGCCCGCCGGGTGGGACCGACGCCGCCCGGGAGCCCGCCGGGTGGGACCGACGCCGCCCGGGAGCCCGCCGGGTGGGACCGACGCCGCCTCACAGCCCGCCGGGTGGGACCGACGCCGCCTCACAGCCCGCCGGGTGGGACCGACGCCGCCTCACAGCCCGCCGGGTGGGACCGACGCCGCCTCACAGCCCGCCGGGTGGGACCGACGCCGCCTCACAGCCCGCCGGGTGGGACCGACGCCGCCTCACAGCCCGCCGGGTGGGACCGACGCCGCCTCACAGCCCGCCGGGTGGGACCGACGCCGCCCGGGAGCCCGCCGGGTGGGACCGACGCCGCCTGGGGCCCCGCCTGGTGGCGAGTGTCAGCTTCTTCCTGGTGTGGAATATCCGGAAGCCGCGGTCATTTTTCTCGCACTCCAAGTCCTGGGGCACACCATGGAAGACTGATTTTTTGTTTCTGTCACATGAACAGGAAGGAATTTTACAAGCAGGAAGTACGGATGCTGTATaagcacaggagccctggtggcgcggtgtctaagcgctctgctgctaactgaaggatctgcagttctaacccaccagccccttggagggagaaagatgtggcagcctgcctccaggaagagagaaaagaaaaccattgccaacgagttgattccagcccatagtgactctatagcacACAGAGTAGAAGccgcccacagggtttccaaggctgtaaatctgcacaggcgcagattgccaggtcttttctcccgcaggcTTGGCCTACACTATGATGGTAAACATTTTAAAGCTAGATCCTTCTGTTGGTtagtttttgcttgtttattctgCATAACATTAGTTGGTAGTTGGTACCGAGTAGATGCTGACTCATGACCACCtcaagtgtgcagagtacaactgttccacagggttttgaaggctgtgagctttcggaagtggatcaccaggccagtcttctgaggcacctctgggtgggttcgaacctcaaATCTTCAGGCTACTAGTCGAGTccttaactgcttgtgccacccagggaatccatgCTGCATAATAAGCAGCCCAAAGCTCAGTGGTTTACAGGAACGCCATGGCGCCCTCACCTGCAGCTCTTCCCCACCACCTCTTCACTGGGGACAGAGTGAGAGAAGCAGCCCCATCTCAGTCACACAGCAGGAAAGGAGGCACGGCAGGACGACACGGCCGGCGGAGCTCATGACTCTGCTCCGACACTGTAAAGTCTTGTTAAATTGCATGTGATTAGAGAAGCAAGTCACATGCCAGTGCTGTGCCATGTGGCGGAGGGTGGCTGCGTGACCCTCTAGGCGGGGAGGACAGAGAGCACTGGGGGAGCTCCAGCATCACCACCCACACGCGTGCCGACAAGGCTGCCTTCACCAGAGTATCTGCCTGGGACGCTGTGTCCCCCCACTGGCCCAGTCCCCTCGCAGAAGTGACTCTGGGCTCCTGGCTGACACTGGACTTTGTAGCCCCTGCTCTCAACACTGGAGTGCTGTTACAGCCTCAGTGAGGCTAATTGTAAAGACAGCCATAGTCgtcaagagaaaagaacagacACAGCAGTAAAGATGCAGAGTTGGCACCAGGTGCCACGCCAGTGAAAACCCCCTGGATCACAACAGTACAAGCCTAACTGATCCTGGGTgcggtgcaggactggacagcattttgttgccttgtgtgtggggtcaccaggatTCGTGGGCCACTGCAGGGCAGCGACTGCATCATAACCTGGAGACTTCAGAGCTGAGGACAGTGCTGGCAGACAGCAGTGGTGCTGGCACCTAGTGGTGGGCTGATTACAAACGCTGACACCCAGCAGCCCCTATCAGGCCTCAGGCCCCAGCCCAGCCTTACTTCCACCCACTTACGTGCAAGCCCGAGGCCTTGAGGGTTCGCTGTTCTCCCCCTGAGTGGGCCACCGCCTTTCTTGTCTCCGACCTTGGGCTCCGGGTCACTGTCTCCCTGGAAGCCTCTCGACACCGTCTTTGCCTCTGGCAATGCAACCCGACCTTCCAGACCAGACCAAACCTAAACCTTCATGAGGTTTGCCTGACCCACCAACCTGGAGGAACGGGATCAACAGGTGGAGAGTGAAAACAATTGTGAAAGCTACTCTAGTGATTCTGAAAATGAGTGACGAGGCGTCTTTTACGGTCTCAAGTTTTGTAACTCTTGCACTCtaacttttcttcttttactCAGTGGCCACAGGTAGATGGGAGGCTTCCTCCCAGCAGGAGCCCTGACTCTTCAAACTCAGAGCTCCCCCTGGCCCCAGCTCCAGGTCCACAGGCAGCAGACACTCAGCTAATACACTGTGGTGTGGTTTTAGGTTCCTGGGTGGCGAGAACAGTTTTTACTGGAGTACTAGCCTAAAGGgaggctgtttgaacccacccagccgtgccatggaagaaaggcctggtgacctacttctgtaaatattacagccaagaaaacttaaggagcagctctactttgcacacatggggtcactatgagtccgaatctacccaatggcaatgggtttggtttacagagtcctgagtggcacaaatgattaagcacttacctcctaaccaaaaagttggtggtttgaacccatccagtggcaccatggaagaaaggctgtgatctgcttccgtaaagactacagccaagaaaatcctatggagcagttctactctacacacgtggggtcaccgtgagttggaatcgacttgattgcaactgttgtttttgtttttttaatgtgattttgatttgctctCCTGCCTCCCCGCCCCTCTGCAATTCACAAGTGGGGAACAATTACTGCCAACCAACCaaaggaaaaaccaaacctgttgccctcgagtcgattccaactcacagtgacgctataggataaagtagaacagcccatagagtttccaaggctgtaaatctatacaaaaaccgactgccacatcttcctcccaaggagcagctggcaggtttgaaccgctgactttagggtagcagccaatcacataatcgatgcaccaccggggctctttTTACTCTTAACACTGGCACATTATTTATGGTCTGCTAGttcaagtttttaaaaactgGACAAGCTTAAATTCCTACTGCAATTTCTTAGGACCAACGTCTCCTGAGGTCTGAAGTGTGGCTTTTAGTTCAAGTTTTTAAAAACCGGACAAGCTTAAATTCCTATTGCAATTTCTTGGGACCCAACGTCTCCTGAGGTCTGAAATGTGGCTTAGAAATTCATGGGATGAAAAATGGTATTTATGGTCAATTTAAAACCAAATGCTATAAAAGCATCTTCTAAAAGATACCTTCTGAACTATCTTAATTCTTTGTGATCTCAGGGTGACTTGTTCAAAGAGTCGACTTGAGATTTCAACAAGCACCCCAACATCATAGTAGAAGGAACTTTCTTAATAGTTAACTGTATACAGGtcttaaaacaaaaatgcaaaagtCCCCAACAGAAATGAGAGAGATACCCTCCACTTCCAAAT
The window above is part of the Elephas maximus indicus isolate mEleMax1 chromosome 2, mEleMax1 primary haplotype, whole genome shotgun sequence genome. Proteins encoded here:
- the LOC126061878 gene encoding basic proline-rich protein-like, with the protein product MPGPPGQPETSEEQSKGAASSTGGATLRKQLLCKCFAEHPRGQTQRTPPSLPFSRQLGLQKAIAPTDAAWGPAGWDRRRPGARRVGPTPPHSPPGGKDAASQPAGWDRRRPGARRVGPTPPHSPPGGTDAAWGPARWDRRRLTARRVGPTPPGSPPGGTDAASQPAGWDRRRLGPRRVGPTPPHSPPGGTDAAREPAGWDRRRPGARRWDRRCLTARRVGPTPPHSPPGGTDAAREPAGWDRRRLGARRVGPTPPGAPPGGTDAASQPAGWDRRRPGARRVGPTPPHSPPGGTDAASQPAGWDRRRLTARRVGPTPPHSPPGGTDAAREPAGWDRRRLTARRVGPTPPGSPPGGTDAAREPAGWDRRRLTARRVGPTPPGSPPGGTDAASQPAGWDRRRLTARRVGPTPPHSPPGGTDAASQPAGWDRRRLTARRVGPTPPGSPPMGPTPPHSPPGGTDAASQPAGWDRRRPGARRVGPTPPHSPPGGTDAAREPAGWDRRRLTARRVGPTPPHSPPGGTDAASQPAGWDRRRPGARRVGPTPPGSPPGGTDAAREPAGWDRRRLTARRVGPTPPGSPPGGTDAAREPAGWDRRRLTARRVGPTPPHSPPGGTDAAREPAGWDRRRLTARRVGPTPPGSPPGGTDAAREPIGWDRRRLTARRVGPTPPGSPPGGTDAAWEPAGWDRRRLGPRRVGPTPPHSPPGGTDAAREPAGWDRRRLTARRVGPTPPHSPPGGTDAAREPAGWDRRRLTARRVGPTPPHSPPGGTDAASQPAGWDRRRPGALRVGPTPPHSPPGGTDAAWEPAGGTDAASQPAGWDRRRLGARRVGPTPPHSPPGGTDAASQPAGWDRRRLTARRVGPTPPHSPPGGTDAAWEPAGWDRRRLGPRRVGPTPPHSPPGGTDAAREPAGWDRRRLTARRVGPTPPGSPPGGTDAAREPAGWDRRRPGARRVGPTPPHSPPGGTDAASQPAGWDRRRLTARRVGPTPPHSPPGGTDAASQPAGWDRRRLTARRVGPTPPHSPPGGTDAAREPAGWDRRRLGPRLVASVSFFLGDSWVTPGGQMALVPPGVRAAHHLQGAPITAQPPQIYIDLSSLTAKRSIFLKSELWNNFLTGANERHLGAASASGESASVWGLVAALEKFVPNKH